The sequence below is a genomic window from Flavobacteriales bacterium.
AAGAACGGACGATACCTATTAATGGCATCTTCTATTTTCTGTCTTGTTTCATCCATTGGTTACCAACTAGTATTTACTAAAGTTACGAATTAGCTCCGAACTAGTTTATTTGTTTTAACACATTGTCGCAAAGATCCCTAAATGCTTTTGATGAGAATGTGTTTTCTTGAAGTGCAGCAGGTCTTCCTGCGTCTGCCGCTTCTCGGATACTTTGAATTAATGGGATTTCAGCTAATAAAGGAATTTTCAATTGCTCCGCTAATTTTTTACCGCCTTCTTGTCCGAAGATGTAATATTTATTATCTGGTAATTCTGCAGGAGTGAAATATGCCATGTTTTCAACTAGACCTAATACTTTAACATTTATAGTATCCATTCCAAACATAGTTACACCTCTTTTGGCATCCGCTAAAGCAATGTCTTGTGGCGTTGTAACGATAACAGCTCCGGTTAAAGGAACCTGTTGTACCATACTTAAATGAACGTCGCCTGTTCCTGGAGGCATGTCGATAATCATGTAATCGAGATCACCCCAATGTGTTTCTAAAAACATTTGGTTTAAGGCTTTGGTAATCATTGGGCCTCTCCATGCCACTGCTTGATCTGGTGCAGTAAAGAAACCAATAGACAATATTTTAACGCCATAACTTTCAACTGGGAGCATCATGTTTTTACCGTCAATTTCTATGGGCTTTGGACTTTCATGTTGAACATTAAACATAATTGGTGCTGAGGGGCCGTAAATGTCGGCATCTA
It includes:
- a CDS encoding Mrp/NBP35 family ATP-binding protein, producing the protein DADIYGPSAPIMFNVQHESPKPIEIDGKNMMLPVESYGVKILSIGFFTAPDQAVAWRGPMITKALNQMFLETHWGDLDYMIIDMPPGTGDVHLSMVQQVPLTGAVIVTTPQDIALADAKRGVTMFGMDTINVKVLGLVENMAYFTPAELPDNKYYIFGQEGGKKLAEQLKIPLLAEIPLIQSIREAADAGRPAALQENTFSSKAFRDLCDNVLKQIN